One genomic window of Mycobacteriales bacterium includes the following:
- a CDS encoding nitrite/sulfite reductase, with the protein MPATRPARARGQGQWALGHREPLNTSEQQKKDDDGLHVRDRIIHRYAKEGFDAIDPADLRGRFRWWGLYTQRAPGIDGGRTAVLEPEELEDRYFMMRVRMPGGRLTSDQLRAVAHVSTTYGRDLADITDRQNVQFHWLRIEDIPAAWETLESVGLSSAEACGDVPRNMLGCPLAGIDADEVIDATAQLVATNALAERNPDFSNLPRKYKTAISGCAAQCVNHELNDISFVGVRRDDGEVGFDLWVGGGLSTNPMLAQRLGTFVEPDLVPEVWAGVTGLFRDYGYRRLRSRARMKFLVADWGTEKFREVLEKEYLGYALPDGPAPPPPRDGARDHVGVHEQQDGRYSVGFAPRVGRTSGTQLREIADLADRYGVGRVRATVDQKMVIVDVPEDDVAVLVTELEERDLQVRPSAFRRGTIACTGIEFCKLAIVETKGRAQELFTELERRLPDFDQPITISLSGCPNSCARQQVADIGLKGSIVEGGEGFQVHLGGSLGAEPSFGRKLRGLKVAADELPDYVERLLRRYQGDRADGEQFTQWLRRADEGLLQ; encoded by the coding sequence ATGCCTGCCACCCGTCCCGCGCGCGCCCGTGGTCAGGGCCAGTGGGCCCTGGGGCACCGCGAGCCGCTCAACACGAGCGAACAGCAGAAGAAGGACGACGACGGTCTCCACGTCCGTGACCGCATCATCCACCGCTACGCGAAGGAAGGCTTCGACGCGATCGACCCGGCCGACCTGCGCGGGCGCTTCCGCTGGTGGGGCCTCTACACGCAGCGCGCACCCGGCATCGACGGCGGCCGCACCGCCGTCCTGGAGCCGGAGGAGCTCGAGGACCGCTACTTCATGATGCGGGTGCGGATGCCCGGCGGCCGGTTGACCAGTGACCAGCTCCGCGCCGTCGCGCACGTGTCGACGACCTACGGCCGCGACCTCGCCGACATCACCGATCGGCAGAACGTGCAGTTCCACTGGCTGCGCATCGAGGACATCCCCGCAGCCTGGGAGACGCTCGAGTCGGTCGGCCTGTCGAGCGCGGAGGCCTGCGGCGACGTGCCGCGCAACATGCTCGGCTGCCCGCTCGCCGGCATCGACGCCGACGAGGTGATCGACGCGACGGCCCAGCTCGTCGCCACCAACGCGCTGGCCGAGCGCAACCCGGACTTCTCCAACCTGCCGCGCAAGTACAAGACCGCGATCAGCGGGTGCGCGGCGCAGTGCGTCAACCACGAGCTCAACGACATCAGCTTCGTCGGCGTACGCCGCGACGACGGCGAGGTCGGCTTTGACCTGTGGGTCGGCGGCGGGTTGTCGACCAACCCGATGCTCGCTCAGCGGCTCGGCACCTTCGTCGAGCCCGACCTGGTGCCGGAGGTCTGGGCCGGCGTCACCGGGCTGTTCCGGGACTACGGCTACCGGCGGTTGCGCAGCCGCGCCCGGATGAAGTTCCTCGTCGCCGACTGGGGCACCGAGAAGTTCCGCGAGGTGCTGGAGAAGGAGTACCTCGGCTACGCGCTGCCCGACGGCCCCGCGCCGCCGCCGCCGCGGGACGGGGCGCGTGACCACGTCGGCGTGCACGAGCAGCAGGACGGCCGCTACAGCGTGGGGTTCGCGCCCAGGGTCGGCCGTACCTCCGGCACCCAGCTGCGCGAGATCGCCGACCTGGCCGACCGCTACGGCGTCGGTCGGGTGCGCGCCACCGTCGACCAGAAGATGGTGATAGTCGACGTCCCCGAGGACGACGTCGCGGTGCTCGTCACCGAGCTCGAGGAGCGCGACCTGCAGGTCCGGCCATCGGCCTTCCGCCGCGGCACGATCGCCTGCACCGGCATCGAGTTCTGCAAGCTCGCGATCGTCGAGACCAAGGGGCGCGCGCAGGAGCTGTTCACCGAGCTGGAACGCCGGCTGCCCGACTTCGACCAGCCGATCACGATCAGCCTGTCCGGCTGCCCCAACTCCTGCGCCCGCCAGCAGGTCGCCGACATCGGCCTGAAGGGGTCGATCGTCGAGGGCGGCGAGGGCTTCCAGGTGCACCTCGGCGGCTCGCTCGGAGCCGAGCCGTCGTTCGGCCGCAAGCTGCGCGGCCTCAAGGTGGCAGCCGACGAGCTGCCCGACTACGTCGAGCGGCTGCTGCGCCGCTACCAGGGAGACCGGGCCGACGGTGAGCAGTTCACGCAGTGGCTGCGGCGAGCCGACGAAGGGTTGCTGCAGTGA
- a CDS encoding phosphoadenylyl-sulfate reductase produces the protein MTATAALPELAARAARDLEGRPAEDVVRWAVEEFGDDLCLASSMQDAVLVHLVSTVRAGVPVIFLDTGYHFAETIGTRDAVASAYPVRLLNVTPKQTVAEQDEDYGPRLFERDPDLCCRLRKVEPLETALAPFQAWVSGIRREDAPTRDGVPVVQWDEKRSMVKVNPLATWTADDHAAYAAEHGVLVNPLYGPDYPSIGCAPCTRAVGPGEHPRAGRWAGHAKTECGLHS, from the coding sequence ATGACCGCCACCGCCGCGCTGCCCGAGCTCGCCGCCCGGGCCGCGCGCGACCTGGAAGGCCGGCCGGCGGAGGACGTCGTCCGCTGGGCGGTCGAGGAGTTCGGCGACGACCTGTGCCTCGCCTCGTCGATGCAGGACGCGGTGCTCGTGCACCTCGTGTCGACCGTGCGCGCCGGCGTACCCGTGATCTTCCTCGACACCGGCTACCACTTCGCCGAGACCATCGGGACCCGCGACGCGGTCGCGTCGGCCTACCCGGTCCGGTTGCTCAACGTCACGCCGAAGCAAACCGTCGCGGAGCAGGACGAGGACTACGGCCCGCGGTTGTTCGAGCGCGACCCCGACCTGTGCTGCCGGCTGCGCAAGGTCGAGCCGCTGGAGACCGCGCTCGCGCCGTTCCAGGCGTGGGTGTCGGGCATCCGGCGGGAGGACGCGCCGACGCGCGACGGCGTACCGGTCGTGCAGTGGGACGAGAAGCGGTCGATGGTGAAGGTGAACCCGCTCGCGACGTGGACGGCCGACGACCACGCGGCGTACGCCGCGGAGCACGGGGTCCTCGTCAACCCGCTCTACGGGCCGGACTACCCGTCGATCGGCTGCGCGCCGTGCACCCGGGCGGTGGGGCCCGGCGAGCACCCTCGGGCCGGTCGCTGGGCTGGGCATGCCAAGACCGAGTGCGGGCTGCACTCGTGA